The following coding sequences are from one Pyxidicoccus xibeiensis window:
- a CDS encoding MupA/Atu3671 family FMN-dependent luciferase-like monooxygenase, producing the protein MSDRNEKAASEFPTLVELLRYRADRKGDALLYRFLETGDVDGGVEEWSYTRLDTRARALGALLRESGAAGERALLLYPPGMEFVAGFMGCLYGGVVAVPCYPPDPTRLERTLPRLRAIAQDSGAKYVLTTSFILEMSELFKPQAPELGELQWLASDAVPEARAADWKLPETDTNGIAFLQYTSGSTGNPKGVMVSHGNILHNEALITRGFNLEASRSSGMGWLPMFHDMGLIGKVLQPMYLGFPCTLMSPIAFLQRPLRWLEAISHFKATCSGGPNFAYDLCVRKATDADRERLDLSSWALAFNGAEPVRRETLERFADAFAPCGFKSTAFYPCYGLAEATLIVTGGTQGEPVVQGRFDAEALEHGRAVDASDQDEGPKARTLVGAGRSALDQRMLIVHPETRVPCATHAVGEIWVSGPSVAQGYWARPEETAHAFDARLASGEGPYLRTGDLGFVNADGELFVTGRLKDLLIIRGRNLYPQDLELATERAHRAVRPGCCAAFSVDVEGEERLVVAAEVDMRDGFDAAAVVEAVRGALAEEHSVHAHGVVLLQARSIPKTSSGKIQRRATRAAYLAGELEVVEASVVTAEAPAVTEPAVPLKEQLATASEAERAGVMERFLRNAVARVLRVDAATLAGDTDLAGLGLDSLMVLELHGQLESGLGVQLPAAFLWQSPTLGAAAAHLLETWKGVRPVSALVAPPLVAGPADAEAPLSSGQLRLWFLDRLVPETPLYNVHFQLHLTGPLDEAALRTSLNALVERHPVLRTAFPEADGQPRRAPRPSMALELPKSDLRALAPDARQAELHRLSLAQAREPFNLAEGPLTRAALVALRDEEHVLLMTQHHIVTDGWSIGVLAHELAALYRAAVAGAAVTLPSPTLHYADFARWQQGLGSLLDGQRAYWAQRLAGLPRLELPTDFPRPKEPGFQGAVHRLTLPRPLVENLRALGRREGCTLFVTLAAAWTALLNRYSGQEDFGLGTVVAQRDRPELRDVVGFFAHTLVLRGDVSGQPTFRELLARTRRTFHEALAHADLPFEEVVGAARVARGADNPLFQTSLLLEVPPPTDLAVPGMEWKPVLPVPDGAVEGTSKFDLQLSLVETPDGLTGALEYRTDLFAPSTPARLAGHLETLLRAVVDAPDARVEDLPLLTEGETRRLLVDWNDLTPPAPEDAALCIHAQFRAQAARTPDAVAVAGDDETLSYTELDRRSDALAWHLRGLGVGPEVRVGLCVERSARMVVAMLGVLKAGGAYVPLDPDYPRERLAYMLEDSGAAVLLTESHLDGTVPAGRARTVLLDGPDAPGAVSSDGPPPSGTGPANLAYVIYTSGSTGRPKGVMVPHGGVANFFTAMDARVGNQPAGSWLAVTSISFDISVLELLWTLTRGFKVVVQGEGALLKAPARVSAARRKPAEFSLFYFADDADDAGGNRYRLLLEGAKFADKNGFAAVWTPERHFHAFGGLYPNPSVAGAAIAAVTERVGIRAGSVVLPLHHPVRVAEEWALVDNLSRGRVGISVASGWHANDFVFAPERYEQRRELMLSGLDTVRRLWRGETVRLPGGAGTQVDVTLRPKPLQAELPVWLTAAGNPDTFVSAGQLGCHVLTHLLGQTWEDLEKKLTLYRDAWRAAGHPGDGHVTLMLHTFIGEDAGKVRAVVEQPFKNYLKSSADLMRGLAGTLGLDMKSAAFTEADLDRLAAHAFDRYFETSGLFGTPRSVRDQVEKLKASGVDEVGCLIDFGIPADTVLASLPLLNEVKARSDRDSRRSGGARPIPLQLREHAVTHLQCTPSLARALLADAESAEALGGVRRLMVGGEALPSSLAASLRQGLPEGSALLNMYGPTETTIWSSTQDVKQEAGPVASIGTPFSRTQFYVVDAKLRPVPVGVPGELYIGGAGVVRGYLARPELTAERFVPDPFSKEPGARLYRTGDRARWREDGTVEFLGRVDYQLKVRGFRIEAGEIEAVLTAQPAVREAVVVAREDDPGDVRLVAYVVAREGQPVDATALRDAVALRLPEHMVPSLVVELAALPLTPNGKVDRKALPAPTAARTSRTAFVAPQSQLEQQIAEVWRKVLKVEQVGVHDNFFDLGGHSLLMVQVHTQLKAALGQDVQLLKLLEHPTISALARYLRQEPASGAAPVEAAQDRAKKQLESLKRQQQRARKQG; encoded by the coding sequence ATGAGTGACCGGAACGAGAAGGCGGCCAGCGAATTTCCCACGCTCGTGGAGCTGCTGCGGTACCGCGCGGACCGGAAGGGCGACGCGCTGCTCTACCGCTTCCTGGAGACGGGCGACGTGGACGGCGGCGTGGAGGAGTGGAGCTACACGCGCCTGGACACGCGGGCCCGGGCGCTGGGCGCACTGCTGCGCGAGTCGGGCGCGGCGGGTGAGCGGGCGCTGCTGCTCTACCCTCCGGGTATGGAGTTCGTCGCCGGCTTCATGGGTTGTCTCTATGGCGGCGTGGTGGCGGTGCCGTGCTACCCACCGGATCCGACGCGGCTGGAGCGCACCCTGCCCCGCCTGCGCGCCATCGCCCAGGACAGCGGCGCGAAGTACGTGCTCACCACCAGCTTCATCCTGGAGATGTCGGAGCTGTTCAAGCCGCAGGCGCCGGAGCTGGGTGAGCTGCAGTGGCTGGCGAGCGACGCGGTGCCCGAGGCCCGCGCGGCGGACTGGAAGCTGCCGGAGACGGACACGAACGGGATTGCCTTCCTCCAGTACACGTCGGGCTCCACCGGAAACCCCAAGGGGGTGATGGTGAGCCACGGCAACATCCTGCACAACGAGGCGCTCATCACCCGGGGCTTCAACCTCGAGGCCTCGCGCTCGTCGGGCATGGGCTGGCTGCCGATGTTCCACGACATGGGGCTCATCGGGAAGGTGCTGCAGCCCATGTACCTGGGCTTCCCGTGCACGCTGATGTCGCCCATCGCCTTCCTGCAGCGGCCGCTGCGGTGGCTGGAGGCGATTTCGCACTTCAAGGCCACGTGCAGCGGCGGTCCCAACTTCGCGTACGACTTGTGCGTACGGAAGGCCACGGACGCGGACCGCGAGCGGCTGGACCTGAGCAGCTGGGCGCTGGCATTCAACGGCGCGGAGCCGGTGCGGCGCGAGACGCTGGAGCGCTTCGCGGACGCCTTCGCCCCGTGCGGCTTCAAGTCCACGGCCTTCTACCCCTGCTACGGCCTGGCGGAGGCCACGCTCATCGTCACCGGTGGCACCCAGGGCGAGCCCGTCGTGCAAGGGCGCTTCGACGCGGAGGCGCTGGAGCACGGCAGGGCCGTGGACGCGTCGGACCAGGACGAAGGGCCGAAGGCGCGGACGCTGGTGGGCGCCGGCCGCAGCGCGTTGGACCAGCGGATGCTCATCGTGCACCCGGAGACGCGCGTGCCGTGCGCGACACACGCGGTGGGCGAAATCTGGGTGTCCGGCCCCAGCGTGGCGCAGGGGTACTGGGCGCGGCCGGAGGAGACGGCGCACGCCTTCGACGCGCGGCTGGCCTCGGGCGAGGGGCCGTACCTGCGCACGGGTGACCTGGGCTTCGTGAACGCGGACGGTGAGCTGTTCGTCACCGGCCGGCTCAAGGACCTGCTCATCATCCGCGGCCGCAACCTGTATCCCCAGGACCTGGAGCTGGCGACGGAGCGCGCCCACCGCGCGGTGAGGCCGGGCTGCTGCGCGGCCTTCAGCGTGGACGTGGAGGGCGAGGAGCGCCTGGTGGTGGCGGCCGAGGTGGACATGCGCGACGGCTTCGACGCGGCCGCCGTGGTGGAGGCCGTGCGAGGCGCGCTGGCGGAGGAGCACTCGGTGCACGCGCACGGCGTGGTGCTGCTCCAGGCGCGCAGCATCCCCAAGACGTCCAGCGGGAAGATTCAGCGGCGGGCGACTCGGGCGGCGTACCTGGCCGGTGAGCTGGAGGTGGTGGAGGCGTCGGTAGTGACGGCCGAGGCCCCGGCGGTGACGGAGCCGGCGGTGCCCTTGAAGGAGCAGCTCGCGACGGCGTCCGAGGCGGAGCGCGCGGGCGTGATGGAGCGCTTCCTCCGCAATGCGGTGGCGCGGGTGCTGCGCGTGGACGCGGCGACGCTGGCCGGAGACACGGACCTGGCGGGCCTGGGCCTGGACTCGCTGATGGTGCTGGAGCTGCACGGCCAGCTGGAGTCGGGGCTGGGCGTCCAGCTCCCGGCGGCCTTCCTGTGGCAGAGCCCGACGCTGGGCGCGGCCGCCGCGCACCTGCTGGAGACGTGGAAGGGCGTGCGCCCGGTGTCCGCGCTGGTCGCGCCCCCGCTGGTGGCCGGCCCCGCGGACGCGGAGGCGCCGCTGTCCTCCGGCCAGCTGCGGCTGTGGTTCCTGGACCGGCTGGTCCCGGAGACCCCGCTCTACAACGTCCACTTCCAGCTCCACCTCACCGGCCCGCTGGACGAGGCCGCGCTGCGCACGAGCCTGAACGCGCTGGTGGAGCGCCACCCGGTGCTGCGCACCGCCTTCCCGGAGGCGGACGGCCAGCCTCGCCGGGCGCCGCGGCCCTCCATGGCCCTGGAGCTGCCGAAGTCGGACCTGCGCGCGCTGGCGCCCGACGCACGGCAGGCCGAGCTGCACCGGCTGTCGCTGGCCCAGGCGCGCGAGCCCTTCAACCTGGCGGAGGGCCCGCTGACGCGCGCGGCGCTGGTGGCGCTGCGGGACGAGGAGCACGTGCTGCTGATGACGCAGCACCACATCGTCACGGACGGCTGGTCCATCGGCGTGCTGGCCCATGAGCTGGCGGCCCTCTACCGCGCGGCCGTGGCTGGCGCGGCCGTCACCCTGCCCTCGCCCACGCTGCACTACGCGGACTTCGCGCGCTGGCAGCAGGGGCTGGGCTCGCTGCTGGACGGGCAGCGCGCGTACTGGGCGCAGCGGCTGGCGGGCCTGCCCCGGCTGGAGCTGCCCACCGACTTCCCTCGCCCGAAGGAGCCCGGCTTCCAGGGCGCGGTGCACCGGCTCACCCTGCCCCGCCCGCTGGTGGAGAACCTGCGCGCGCTGGGCCGTCGTGAGGGCTGCACCCTCTTCGTCACCCTGGCGGCGGCCTGGACGGCGCTGCTGAACCGCTACAGCGGGCAGGAGGACTTCGGCCTGGGCACGGTGGTGGCCCAGCGCGACCGGCCGGAGCTGCGGGACGTGGTCGGCTTCTTCGCGCACACGCTGGTGCTGCGCGGCGACGTGTCCGGCCAGCCCACCTTCCGCGAGCTGCTGGCCCGCACGCGCCGCACCTTCCACGAGGCGCTGGCCCACGCGGACCTGCCCTTCGAGGAAGTGGTGGGCGCGGCCCGCGTGGCCCGTGGCGCGGACAACCCGCTGTTCCAGACGAGCCTCCTGCTGGAGGTGCCCCCGCCCACGGACCTGGCGGTGCCGGGCATGGAGTGGAAGCCGGTGCTGCCGGTGCCGGATGGCGCGGTGGAGGGCACCTCGAAGTTCGACCTCCAGCTCTCCCTGGTGGAGACGCCGGACGGCCTGACGGGCGCGCTGGAGTACCGCACCGACCTCTTCGCGCCCTCCACGCCCGCGCGGCTGGCGGGCCACCTGGAGACGCTGCTGCGCGCGGTGGTGGACGCGCCGGACGCCCGCGTGGAGGACCTGCCCCTGCTCACCGAGGGCGAGACGCGCCGGCTGCTGGTGGACTGGAACGACCTCACCCCGCCCGCTCCCGAGGACGCGGCCCTCTGCATCCACGCGCAGTTCCGGGCCCAGGCCGCACGCACGCCGGACGCGGTGGCCGTGGCCGGTGACGACGAGACGCTGAGCTACACGGAGCTGGACCGGCGGAGCGACGCGCTGGCGTGGCACCTGCGCGGCCTGGGCGTGGGCCCCGAGGTGCGCGTGGGCCTCTGCGTGGAGCGCTCCGCGCGGATGGTGGTGGCGATGCTGGGCGTGCTCAAGGCCGGCGGCGCGTACGTGCCGCTGGACCCGGACTACCCGCGCGAGCGCCTGGCGTACATGCTGGAGGACTCTGGCGCGGCGGTGCTGCTCACCGAGTCGCACCTGGACGGCACCGTGCCCGCGGGCCGTGCGCGCACCGTGCTGCTGGACGGGCCGGATGCGCCCGGTGCGGTGTCGAGCGATGGGCCTCCGCCCTCCGGCACCGGCCCGGCGAACCTCGCGTACGTCATCTACACCTCCGGCTCCACGGGACGGCCCAAGGGCGTCATGGTGCCCCACGGCGGCGTGGCCAACTTCTTCACGGCCATGGACGCGCGGGTGGGCAATCAGCCCGCGGGCTCGTGGCTGGCCGTCACCAGCATCTCCTTCGACATCTCCGTGCTGGAGCTGCTGTGGACGCTCACGCGCGGCTTCAAGGTCGTCGTGCAGGGCGAGGGCGCGCTGCTCAAGGCCCCGGCCCGCGTGTCCGCCGCGCGCCGCAAGCCGGCGGAGTTCAGCCTCTTCTACTTCGCGGATGACGCGGACGACGCGGGCGGCAACCGCTACCGGCTGCTGCTGGAGGGCGCGAAGTTCGCGGACAAGAACGGCTTCGCGGCGGTGTGGACGCCGGAGCGCCACTTCCACGCGTTCGGCGGCCTGTACCCCAACCCCTCCGTCGCGGGCGCGGCCATCGCCGCCGTCACCGAGCGCGTGGGCATCCGCGCCGGCAGCGTGGTGCTGCCGCTGCACCACCCGGTGCGCGTGGCCGAGGAGTGGGCGCTGGTGGACAACCTCTCCCGGGGCCGCGTGGGCATCTCCGTCGCATCCGGGTGGCACGCCAACGACTTCGTCTTCGCCCCGGAGCGCTACGAGCAGCGCCGCGAGCTGATGCTGTCCGGCCTGGACACGGTGCGGCGGCTGTGGCGCGGCGAGACGGTGCGCCTGCCGGGCGGCGCGGGCACGCAGGTGGACGTGACGCTGCGGCCGAAGCCCCTCCAGGCGGAGCTGCCCGTGTGGCTCACCGCCGCGGGCAACCCGGACACCTTCGTCAGCGCGGGGCAGCTGGGCTGCCACGTCCTCACCCACCTGCTGGGGCAGACGTGGGAGGACCTGGAGAAGAAGCTGACGCTCTACCGCGACGCCTGGCGCGCGGCGGGGCACCCGGGCGACGGCCACGTCACCCTCATGCTGCACACCTTCATCGGCGAGGACGCCGGCAAGGTGCGCGCGGTGGTGGAGCAGCCCTTCAAGAACTACCTCAAGAGCTCCGCGGACCTCATGCGCGGCCTGGCGGGCACGCTGGGGCTGGACATGAAGTCCGCCGCCTTCACCGAGGCGGACCTGGACCGGCTGGCCGCGCACGCCTTCGACCGCTACTTCGAGACGAGCGGCCTGTTCGGCACGCCGCGCTCCGTGCGCGACCAGGTGGAGAAGCTCAAGGCGTCCGGCGTGGACGAGGTGGGCTGCCTCATCGACTTCGGCATCCCCGCCGACACCGTGCTGGCGAGCCTGCCGCTGCTCAACGAGGTGAAGGCCCGGAGTGACAGGGACAGCCGCCGCTCCGGTGGCGCGCGCCCCATTCCCCTCCAGCTGCGCGAGCACGCGGTGACACATCTCCAATGCACGCCGTCGCTGGCGCGCGCGCTGCTCGCCGACGCCGAGTCCGCCGAGGCGCTGGGCGGCGTGCGCCGGCTGATGGTGGGCGGCGAGGCCCTGCCCTCCTCCCTGGCCGCGTCGCTGCGGCAGGGGCTGCCGGAGGGCTCCGCGCTGCTCAACATGTACGGCCCCACGGAGACCACCATATGGTCCTCCACGCAGGACGTGAAGCAGGAGGCCGGGCCGGTGGCGTCCATCGGCACGCCCTTCTCGCGCACGCAGTTCTACGTGGTGGACGCGAAGCTGCGGCCGGTGCCGGTGGGCGTGCCCGGTGAGCTGTACATCGGCGGCGCGGGCGTGGTGCGCGGCTACCTGGCGCGGCCGGAGCTGACGGCGGAGCGCTTCGTGCCGGACCCGTTCTCGAAGGAGCCGGGCGCGCGGCTGTACCGCACGGGAGACCGGGCGCGGTGGCGCGAGGACGGCACGGTGGAGTTCCTGGGCCGCGTCGACTACCAGCTCAAGGTGCGCGGCTTCCGAATCGAAGCGGGTGAAATCGAGGCCGTGCTCACCGCTCAGCCCGCGGTGCGCGAGGCGGTGGTGGTGGCGCGCGAGGACGACCCGGGCGACGTGCGCCTGGTGGCCTACGTCGTCGCGCGTGAGGGCCAGCCGGTGGACGCGACGGCCCTGCGCGACGCAGTGGCGCTGCGGCTGCCGGAGCACATGGTGCCGTCGCTGGTGGTGGAGCTGGCGGCCCTGCCGCTGACGCCCAACGGCAAGGTGGACCGCAAGGCGCTGCCCGCGCCCACCGCGGCCCGGACCTCGCGCACCGCCTTCGTGGCGCCGCAGAGCCAGCTGGAGCAGCAGATCGCCGAGGTGTGGCGGAAGGTGCTCAAGGTCGAGCAGGTGGGCGTGCACGACAACTTCTTCGACCTGGGCGGGCACTCGTTGCTGATGGTGCAGGTGCACACGCAGCTCAAGGCGGCACTGGGGCAGGACGTGCAGCTGCTGAAGCTGCTGGAGCACCCGACCATCAGCGCCCTGGCGCGCTACCTGCGACAGGAGCCCGCCTCGGGCGCCGCGCCGGTGGAGGCGGCCCAGGACCGCGCGAAGAAGCAGCTCGAGAGCCTCAAGCGCCAGCAGCAGCGTGCAAGGAAGCAGGGGTAG
- a CDS encoding type I polyketide synthase, producing MGRQTEYEGDAGLAVAIVGMAVRVPGAEDVDAFWRLLRGGKEGISFLGDDALKALGVDPAWLANPNFVRAQPMLERPGRFDAAFFGYAPREAELLDPQHRVFLECAWKALEHAGYAPGRIPGATGVYAGSSLSSYLLFNLLTRAEFQQAEDTFPAMVGNDKDFLATRVAYHFNLKGPALTVQTGCSTSLVATHLACQALLGYQCDVALAGGVSVHMPQRTGYHYQEGGITSPDGHCRAFDAQGQGTLFGSGAGVVVLKRLEDALNDGDTIHAVIRGSAINNDGAVKVGYTAPGVEGQAEVIARAQAVAEVSPDSITYVEAHGTATPLGDPVEVQALTQAFRAGTDKRGFCGLGSVKTNVGHLDAAAGVTGLVKTVLSLEHGELPPSLNYEKPNPRIDFEGSPFYVNASLKPWPEGTTARRAGVSSFGIGGTNAHVILEEAPATKPGDAARPWQLLVMSAKTPSALEAQASALLAHLEAHPEQALADVAWTLQAGRKPMEHRRVVVCQGREDALRTLASKDPQRTFTLAPGSTAPGAVFMFPGGGAQYPDMGRGLYASEKVFRAAVDKCCELLRPRLGFDLRPVMYPDAAQAADAVQKLKRTSLALPALFTVEYAQAQLWQSWGLKPEALIGHSLGEYAAACLAGIFSLEDALALVVLRGKLFEELPGGGMLSVPLPEAEVRPMLGATLSMAAVNGPSQCVVAGTVESIETLAAELTKREVEFRHIPIDVAAHSHLVEPILARFQAFVGTLKRNAPSLPIVSNVTGTWMTPEEAVDPAYWTRHLRQTVRFGDGVRTLAAQSGRVYVEVGPGRTLGTLARLQLTGPKAPAVLSSLRHPQDPMGDDEFLTTALGRLWAAGLEVDWSAVHGGARRLRVPLPTYPFEGQDYWLAPEAASSRRKGVARKSADVAGWFYLPSWQRAPLPLPKAGPVEPRGWLVFQDAGGVGSALADRLERQGHSVVRVSPGTRFNVETEHHFTVDPREREDLSSVLRSLKARDFKLERVVYLWSLDVPPDAAALPAGARFEEAQERGYFGVLRLSQALAGAELAGTVELTVVGREALEVESADAVAPERAPLAALCKVIAQEQDTLACRYVDLRAPVATAADALLREVTSGSHEPVVAWRGAHRHVQTYEPQRLEADAPAARPLKARGVYLITGGLGGVGLLLAEHLARTHQARLVLVGRSGAADADGRRQRAVQALEALGAEVLVVRADVADEAQLRAALAEAEARFGTVDGVIHAAGLAGDGAVALLGGLDPSTCAPHFRAKVHGTYALEAALAGRTLDFVLLVSSNAAVLGGLGLAAYGAANAFLDSFAASRSRDGQSRWLSANWDGWPVAAEGERAVQTSIDQFAMSRDEALEAFRRVVELPLAGQVVVSTGNLDARLAQWVRREGAAAKKDSAGGALHARPTLGTEYVAPTDEVEHALARVWQEQLGLEQLGIHDNFFDLGGNSLLWLKIVGRLKRELGRDVPLTSVFEAPTVATLAKKLGQTAAVEPPTFEASQSRGAQRRERRSRRE from the coding sequence ATGGGCCGTCAGACGGAGTACGAAGGAGATGCGGGACTCGCGGTGGCCATCGTCGGCATGGCCGTGCGAGTCCCGGGCGCGGAGGACGTGGACGCGTTCTGGCGGCTGCTGCGCGGTGGCAAGGAAGGCATCTCCTTTCTCGGCGATGACGCGCTCAAGGCGCTGGGCGTGGACCCGGCCTGGCTGGCCAACCCGAACTTCGTGCGCGCCCAGCCGATGCTGGAGCGGCCCGGCCGCTTCGACGCGGCCTTCTTCGGCTACGCACCCCGCGAGGCCGAGCTGCTGGACCCGCAGCACCGCGTCTTCCTGGAGTGCGCCTGGAAGGCCCTGGAGCACGCGGGCTACGCGCCGGGCCGGATTCCTGGCGCCACGGGCGTCTATGCCGGCTCCAGCCTGAGCAGCTACCTGCTCTTCAACCTGCTCACCCGCGCGGAGTTCCAGCAGGCCGAGGACACCTTCCCGGCCATGGTGGGCAACGACAAGGACTTCCTCGCCACGCGCGTGGCCTACCACTTCAACCTCAAGGGCCCTGCCCTCACCGTGCAGACGGGCTGCTCCACGTCGCTGGTGGCCACGCACCTCGCCTGCCAGGCACTGCTGGGCTACCAGTGCGACGTGGCGCTCGCGGGCGGCGTGTCCGTGCACATGCCGCAGCGCACCGGCTACCACTACCAGGAGGGCGGCATCACCTCCCCGGACGGCCACTGCCGCGCCTTCGATGCGCAGGGCCAGGGCACGCTGTTCGGCAGCGGCGCGGGCGTGGTGGTGCTCAAGCGGCTGGAGGACGCGCTCAACGACGGCGACACGATTCACGCCGTCATCCGCGGCTCGGCCATCAACAACGACGGCGCGGTGAAGGTGGGCTACACCGCCCCCGGCGTGGAGGGCCAGGCGGAGGTCATCGCCCGCGCGCAGGCCGTGGCGGAGGTGTCGCCAGACTCCATCACCTACGTGGAGGCGCACGGCACCGCCACGCCGCTGGGTGACCCCGTGGAGGTGCAGGCGCTCACCCAGGCGTTCCGCGCCGGTACCGACAAGCGCGGCTTCTGCGGCCTGGGCTCGGTGAAGACCAACGTGGGCCACCTGGACGCCGCGGCCGGTGTCACGGGCCTGGTGAAGACGGTGCTCTCGCTGGAGCACGGCGAGCTGCCGCCCAGCCTGAACTACGAGAAGCCCAACCCGCGCATCGACTTCGAGGGCAGCCCCTTCTACGTCAACGCCTCGCTCAAGCCCTGGCCCGAGGGCACCACGGCCCGGCGCGCGGGCGTCAGCTCGTTCGGCATCGGCGGCACCAACGCGCACGTCATCCTGGAGGAGGCGCCGGCCACGAAGCCTGGCGACGCGGCGCGGCCGTGGCAGCTCCTGGTGATGTCCGCGAAGACGCCTTCCGCGCTGGAGGCCCAGGCCTCGGCCCTGCTGGCGCACCTGGAAGCGCACCCGGAGCAGGCGCTCGCGGACGTGGCGTGGACGCTCCAGGCGGGCCGCAAGCCCATGGAACACCGTCGCGTGGTGGTGTGCCAGGGCCGCGAGGACGCCCTGCGCACGCTGGCCTCGAAGGACCCGCAGCGCACCTTCACGCTGGCCCCGGGCAGCACCGCGCCTGGCGCCGTCTTCATGTTCCCCGGCGGCGGCGCGCAGTACCCGGACATGGGCCGGGGGCTCTATGCCTCCGAGAAGGTCTTCCGCGCGGCGGTGGACAAGTGCTGCGAGCTGCTGCGGCCCCGGCTGGGCTTCGACCTGCGGCCGGTGATGTACCCGGACGCGGCGCAGGCGGCGGACGCGGTGCAGAAGCTCAAGCGCACCTCGCTGGCACTGCCCGCCCTCTTCACCGTGGAGTACGCACAGGCGCAGCTGTGGCAGTCCTGGGGCCTGAAGCCCGAGGCGCTCATCGGCCACTCCCTGGGCGAGTACGCGGCGGCGTGCCTCGCGGGCATCTTCTCGCTGGAGGACGCGCTGGCGCTGGTGGTGCTGCGCGGCAAGTTGTTCGAGGAACTGCCCGGTGGCGGCATGCTGAGCGTGCCGCTGCCCGAGGCCGAGGTCCGCCCGATGCTGGGTGCCACGCTGTCGATGGCCGCGGTGAATGGCCCGTCGCAGTGCGTGGTGGCCGGCACGGTGGAGTCGATTGAGACGCTGGCCGCCGAGCTGACGAAGCGCGAGGTGGAGTTCCGCCACATCCCCATCGATGTGGCGGCGCACTCGCACCTGGTGGAGCCCATCCTGGCGCGCTTCCAGGCATTCGTCGGGACGCTGAAGCGCAACGCGCCGTCGCTGCCCATCGTCTCCAACGTCACCGGCACGTGGATGACGCCCGAGGAGGCGGTGGACCCGGCGTACTGGACGCGGCACCTGCGGCAGACGGTGCGCTTCGGTGACGGCGTGCGCACGCTGGCCGCGCAGTCCGGCCGCGTCTACGTGGAGGTGGGCCCGGGCCGTACGCTGGGCACGCTGGCGCGGCTGCAGCTCACGGGGCCCAAGGCGCCCGCGGTGCTGTCCTCGCTGCGCCACCCGCAGGACCCGATGGGCGACGACGAGTTCCTCACCACCGCGCTCGGCCGGCTGTGGGCCGCGGGCCTGGAGGTGGACTGGAGCGCCGTCCACGGTGGCGCCCGGCGGCTGCGCGTGCCGCTGCCCACCTACCCCTTCGAAGGCCAGGACTACTGGCTCGCGCCCGAGGCCGCCTCGTCGCGCCGCAAGGGCGTGGCGCGCAAGAGCGCGGACGTGGCGGGCTGGTTCTACCTGCCCTCGTGGCAGCGCGCGCCGCTCCCGCTGCCCAAGGCGGGCCCGGTGGAGCCGCGGGGCTGGCTCGTCTTCCAGGATGCGGGCGGCGTGGGCTCGGCGCTCGCGGACCGGCTGGAGCGGCAGGGCCACTCCGTCGTGCGCGTCAGCCCCGGCACCCGCTTCAACGTGGAGACGGAGCACCACTTCACCGTGGACCCGCGCGAGCGCGAGGACCTTTCGAGCGTGCTGCGCTCGCTGAAGGCGCGCGACTTCAAGCTGGAGCGCGTGGTGTACCTGTGGAGCCTGGACGTGCCCCCGGACGCGGCGGCACTCCCCGCCGGAGCGCGCTTCGAGGAGGCCCAGGAGCGCGGCTACTTCGGCGTGCTGCGGCTGTCGCAGGCCCTGGCCGGCGCGGAGCTGGCCGGTACGGTGGAGCTGACGGTGGTGGGCCGCGAGGCGCTGGAGGTGGAGAGCGCGGACGCGGTGGCTCCCGAGCGCGCCCCCCTGGCGGCGCTGTGCAAGGTCATCGCGCAGGAGCAGGACACCCTGGCCTGCCGCTACGTGGACCTGCGCGCCCCGGTGGCGACGGCCGCGGACGCGCTGCTGCGCGAGGTGACGTCCGGCTCCCACGAGCCCGTGGTGGCCTGGCGCGGCGCGCACCGGCATGTGCAGACGTACGAGCCGCAGCGCCTGGAGGCAGATGCCCCGGCGGCACGGCCCCTCAAGGCACGCGGCGTGTACCTCATCACCGGCGGCCTGGGCGGCGTGGGCCTGCTGCTGGCGGAGCACCTAGCGCGCACGCATCAGGCCCGGCTGGTGCTGGTCGGCCGCTCGGGCGCTGCGGACGCGGATGGCCGCCGCCAGCGCGCGGTGCAGGCGCTGGAGGCCCTGGGCGCGGAGGTGCTGGTGGTCCGCGCGGACGTGGCGGACGAAGCCCAGCTTCGCGCGGCGCTCGCGGAGGCGGAGGCCCGCTTCGGCACGGTGGATGGCGTCATCCACGCGGCCGGTCTCGCGGGAGACGGCGCGGTGGCGCTGCTCGGCGGGCTGGACCCCTCCACCTGCGCGCCCCACTTCCGCGCGAAGGTGCATGGCACGTACGCGCTGGAGGCGGCGCTGGCGGGCCGCACGCTGGACTTCGTCCTGCTGGTGTCCTCCAACGCCGCCGTGCTGGGCGGCCTGGGCCTGGCGGCGTACGGCGCGGCCAACGCCTTCCTGGACTCCTTCGCGGCGTCGCGCTCGCGTGACGGCCAGTCGCGCTGGCTGAGCGCCAACTGGGACGGGTGGCCGGTGGCCGCCGAGGGCGAGCGCGCGGTGCAGACGAGCATCGACCAGTTCGCCATGTCCCGCGACGAGGCGCTGGAGGCCTTCCGCCGCGTGGTGGAGCTGCCGCTCGCCGGGCAGGTGGTGGTGTCCACCGGCAACCTGGACGCGCGCCTGGCGCAGTGGGTGCGGCGCGAGGGCGCGGCGGCGAAGAAGGACTCCGCGGGCGGCGCACTGCATGCGCGGCCCACGCTGGGCACCGAGTACGTGGCGCCCACCGACGAAGTCGAGCACGCCCTGGCCCGGGTGTGGCAGGAGCAGCTGGGGTTGGAGCAGCTGGGCATCCACGACAACTTCTTCGACCTGGGGGGCAACTCGCTCCTGTGGCTGAAGATTGTCGGGCGGCTGAAGCGCGAGCTGGGGCGGGACGTCCCCCTCACCTCCGTCTTCGAGGCGCCGACGGTGGCCACGCTCGCGAAAAAGCTGGGACAGACGGCCGCCGTGGAGCCTCCTACCTTCGAGGCCAGCCAGAGCCGCGGCGCCCAGCGAAGGGAGCGGCGCAGCCGCCGTGAGTAG